The following nucleotide sequence is from Paenibacillus andongensis.
ACACTGCAATCGTGCATGATTCCTATGATTTTAGAAATGAGAAGGACGTCCTCCGAATGAAGAATCGTATATGTCAAAAATGAAAAGAGGAAGGCATAATGCCTTCCCCTCTTAACTGATCCTTTTGCTCATTTCCGGACTAATCGTGCGTTTCAAGTGACGGCTACAGGATTATTTACCGCCTTTATCAAGATACGCTTGGACTTGCTTGACCAGCTCTGCCCGAATCTTATCCAATCCCAGCGCACGAAGTTCCTTGTTCATCTTCGTGGCCGTATCCCTCCAGTTCGGATCAGAACCTGTTACGAAGAGAGGCTTGTATTCCTCAAGCTTGAGAGATACTTTGGCAATTTCAGTCTTTACAGGCGTTGCGTCGAATACAAATTTGGCCAGAGAAAGCGTAAAATACGCGTTATTCGTTTTTACAAACTGGAGTACCTTTTTCGCATACGGATCCGTATCAGCATTCATGCGTTCATACATCGAGTTCATCGACAATTCATACCACGGGAAGCTGTATTTTTTAGCTTGATCGTTCGAACGCGAATAGCCATGATCTCCGACCTTGGTCCAGTGCTCGCCTTCGATTCCCCAAGTGAACAGATCGTTATTTTCCTGGCTGCTGAAAATCCAATCCAAAACTTTCATCGTACGGTCAACATTTTTGGACGTAACCGGAACGACAGCGTGGTTGTATGGGATATAGTTGGTTCCGAGAGCTTGGGGTTGAAGATTGGCGACTTTGGTGTTATAGACGAAGTACTCGATATCTGCGCCTGGAATAGCTTGTTGGATCGTTTTCTTAACGTCAGCCATCGCTCTTACATTCCATTCGCTTGCTGCGGCTTTGCCGGAATTGAACAGTGCTCCGGGGTTCTTCTGAGCCAAAACATCTATCTCAAGGTATTTGTTCCATTGAACATACTTATCCAGGTATTGGTACAGGTAATCCGGTTTATTATACGGATCCGGGAGGTTTGCATAATCCGATGCCCGGTCACCCAATGTTACAGCACCTAATACCTTTTTGCCGTCATCGGAGAGAACCACGCTGAAATTCACACCTGTGCCGGAGATGAAGTACGGGTTGGTACGAATGTTTTTTTGTACCTCTTCATTAGCAAACATTTCACCATTGGCAAAGCCGCGAGTATTTCGTACAGCCAGAGGAACCAGCTCCGGGTTCTGCTCCTTCACCTTATCCATGAACACCTGGAACTCTTCCATGGTCTTGATCGGTTGCAAGCCATATTTCTCGCGCAAGTCCTTACGGTAATAAATGGCGCCCGGAATCTTCCATGCCTCCGTCATTGGAATGCTATAAAGATGGCCATTCACTTTATTGGCTTCAATGAGTTCCGGAGGAAACGCTTTCGTAAGTCCCGGGTATGCATCATTGTTGAAATACTTTTCTAGCGGTTGATAGTACCCCCGTGCAATATTCTGATACAAGGTTCCGGCGCCAAGATAGTCGAACGACAAGTCCACTTCATCGCCAGCGGCCATCTTCAGTCCAAGCATCTGCGTTAGTTCGCTGCTGGGAAACTCGATATCGAGCTTGGTATTTAGTGTATCCTTGGTGCGCTTCTCGAACTCGGCCAGCACCTTATCCATCTCTGGCGGCTTGGATTGCTGGAACAGTAATTTCAATGTTACAGGTGACGGTGGCGTAGACGGTGCACTTGAAGCTGTGGAAGCGGCGTCGCTCGGAGCAGTTGAAGCTCCGGCATCTCCATTACTTTCGGAGCAAGCTGCAACGGATAGCACCATTGTTGCAAACGCCATCCATAAGGTTGCGTTCTTGATCGACTTTCTTTTCAACTTGCGATTTCCTCCTTTCCATTAATTCAATCGATGCTCCATTCGGTAATGCTGCGGCGACTTGCCAACGTACTTCTTGAACGAGACATAAAAGTAGTTGGAATTTGCTATGCCGACCATCTCGCTGATCCTAGCCGCAGGATAATCAGTTTGGGTCAGCAGTTCTTTGGCTTTCTCAAAACGGTAATTGCTGAGATATTGACTAATGGTCTCACCGCATAGATCGTTGAAAATTTTGCGGACATGGTTTTTGGTCATTCCGGTTTGCTTCACCAGGTCGTCAATGGTTAGATCCGGGTTGCTGTATTCCATGTGGATGTACGCCTTCACCTTATCAACAACCTTGACACCTCGTAACGAAAAATCATGATCCCGGAAATCCATGATCTTTTCGCATATTCTAATGTATTCGTCCTTGATATAGGCTAATGTATCCCATTGGCGCAAGGATTCCGATAATGAGGACATATCCATGTGCAGCAGCTCATCATCATCTGTAATCACCTTCGCAACACGTTCTGACATGATTACCATTTGGGACAGGTACTGCATGATCTCTTCATAATGATACTTCGATATCGTCTCGAAAAACTCATTTACAAGCGCACGATGCTTCGGTTTGTTTCCCGTCTTCATCTGATCCGTAATCATCTTTTCCAATTGGTAGGGGTATTCATCCGCTGGCATCCGCTGTGACATCTCCGGCACATAAGGGATCACCGTTCCTGTCCCGTGAATAATTCTGTATTGTGCCGCCTGACATGCCTCGTGCCAAGAATAAGTCATTTGCTCGAGACGCTGTACAACAGTACCAAAGGATATGGTTACGGATAAAGGGAGATATCCCCTTATATTTCCCAGCACTTCATGGAAAGCTTTAAGATAAGCATCGGCATTGTTTGGTTGGTCTTTAGCCATGTTCATTAGAACAGCGATCGTATCTTCATTATATTCGAATAGCTCCGCAGTACAGTAGGGAACCAAAGTTTCGTCAACCATATTCATAATCGCATACTTGAACAATGCTTGGTCTTTCAATTGAAATCTGTTGCTTAGTGAATAATAATCATCAATCCGAATCGCAGCGGCCAGATAAGGTCCACCTGCCAAATCGATTCCAAGACTATGAAGCCGCTTTAGATTGTTGGGATCTTCTTTAAATTGTCCAAGTACAATCTCCTTTAGCAATTCCCTCTTGCTGGCATCTCTGTGCCTTGACATACTGCTCTGCAAATCCTGCACCCGTTCTTCTTGATGGGAAATCCATGATTCGATCATTTCATATTCGTTCGCATGCGGTGGATGCAACGGTTTGGTCGAACTCCCCCCTATTTTCCTTGCCAAATTCCGAACGGGAATGTAGATCGACCGAATGGAGAGAATAGCACTTACAATTGCGATAATGATAAATAGACCGGTAATACTGAGGATGAACCACTGAACCATGATTACGGTACCCAAAATGCTGTTTTCCTCCACCATACTGATTGCGATCCATCCTAGTTGATCGGATTTCAAATATGCGACCAAATAGTTATCCCCTTTGATCGAAACACTGATTTGTCCCCTTGTATGTTCGGAATGCAAGATCTCATCGATATAACGTTCATCCGCAATACGTTTCATGAGAAATTGTGGGTCCGAATGGGAAAGCACCATTCCGTGCTGATTGATAATCATCGATTGCCGTGATATTCCCTGCCCTGCCTTGCTAATAAGCTCTTGAAGCGTTTGTTGATTCAAGTTAACAACCAGCGCCCCATCTGAAGTTCCATCCTGTTTAAACTGTGTATAAACGATCGATAACAAATTCATGTCTACTGGCGTGTTATCATAAGAAAACCGCTCCCTTCTTGGAATAAAAACTCCCCTGCTGAAGAATTTCTGTCCTTGTTTTAACAGTTCGGTCATCTCGTTGTCGTAGAAGGAATCTACCGTGTTTCGGGTGCTTTCGGAGGAAAAGACGATGTCATGATTCATGTTATAGATATAAACCGATTCTATTAAGGGATTGGCTGCTTTTAAATCCACGAGCTTATCCCGGATCCGCTTGGATTGCATGCCGGTAAATTCATCCCCGTACATCGCATTAAATATCTCCGTATCATTCGTATAAAGCTGCCCGAAGTAGTAATAGGTAGACCTCAGAAGCACGTCAGCCGTGTGGTAAGCTTGCTCCGTCATTGTATCAACTGATGCTTTAGCTTCCTTGGTTAAGCCTCTGGAGACGGTATTCGTCATGAAAAACGAAACTACACTAACCAAAATCAATACGAGCATAGAATGAAAAAACACCGTTTTCACCAATACCGAATTTTTCAACGGAATACCTCTGATCCTTATCATTGTCAGCCCCTCATTGTTGTCTATTTTCTGTACGATTTGTTGGATTTTCCTTTGCATCTTATGATAAATCATACAAGACCCATTTCATAGAAGATTTAATAGTATTGTAATTGTAGCAAAAATATAAGCTCATTGAAAAGAAATCGGACGTAAAACTTGACAGAAATATGCCGTAAATACGCAGGGAGAGGAGGCATATGGAATTCCGTTCCGCGGCCGTTATCCTTCCCTCAACTTCACTAATTTGTTTTGGAGTTGATCTAACTTTTGACTAATCTTCAATACCGCAGGATAATGAAGCCCTAATTCCGCACCCAATATCTCCATTTCGGATCTTAAACCCTCGTACCTCTGAAACAGGATATTTTTCATGAGCAAATCGTCTATTTCATTGTCTGCATTCTCCATTACTATCCTCCTTCTGATATGTTAAAAAAGACCGTTCAGTAATGAAACGGTCAAGAGTTAATCAAATTTAAAAATAAATTTTCCCCGCAGCAACAGCAAGCTGCGGGGTATCTTATAGTCACCCACTTTGCTCACTCAGATATACACTGTTAACCAACGTCGACCTTTTCATGTAATTTTTCATAATCATGATCCGTTCCTTGTTTTTTCACATAGTTTCGGATTGTCGCATCGCTTCCGAACATACTCACCGAACTGATGATGTATATATCCGACCAGAATTGCTCACCCCGTAACTTCTTCTTAACTTCGGGATGTCTAGCGAATATCTCTCTAGCCGTGAGACTCCTTATCGTTTGTATGACCATCATTGGAGTATCCCTCGACATCGACTGTACCAGAAATGTACGTTTTATTCTCGATTCCAATCTCCAGAAACTCGATTTCATATCGTTTAGACATATCCAAACAAAGTGATACATATTTACCGACTTATTGGGTGATTTATGAATATACTCACTCAAATCACAGCTTCTCCTTCTACGCTCTTTTATGTGCTAATATACAGCAATACTTAATTATGATACGCAGCAAGCTGCGGGGAATTAGCCCCTTAGAGATTAAAGGTTTGCAATAGTCCCCTTCCATGATTCACCACCAAAAGAGACTACCGCATTAATAATTGTCAGCAATATACATTACTCTGTCCTATAGATATCCCTATTACTGCTTGACCAGCGACCAATGCTCGTTGCCGCCTCCGCTCCACGACCATTGTATTACGGTCGCGGCATCAGCCGTTGAAGCCCCGCTCACGTCAAGCACTTTCCCGCTGTGACGGACTATGATCTTGCAGGTCGTTCCCGATACTATTGTGTTGTGTATTCAAACGCGTCAACACCGATATACGTGTTGGATGATGCTGCATTCTTGGTACCCTTTGCAACGATCTTTATGGTATGTTGTGCATTTGTAAGTCCCGTTTTTGTATAGATAACAGCCTGCTTGGTTGTGACCGGCGCATACAAATCAATGTCGGCAGCATCAAGCACATTGTCGATATATACATCAAGCTTGCCATAGTTCGGCTGGGTCTGACCGATGTATTTGATTGAGGTTCCTGTGAATGTAAATTGCGCATAGCTGTTCACAGTGTTTGTACTGCTTTCGGAACCATTGTAGTCATTTACATCGTTCCAATTGCCCCATGCCGGGTTGTAGGTCACCGCAGCATTCTTGTCATCAACCTTTACGGTTGTGACGGTACTCGTATAAACCTCAAACTCGTAAATCCTTGAATGCTGATCGGTGTTTTGCGTCGGAGTGGTGATGTAAAGCCTTACATAACGCGCAGTAAATTTGGACACCGTTCTATCGGTTACGCTTGCGGTGTTCCCAGTTACAGTATCAACATCAAACCACGTCGACCCGTCCATGCTTCCTTGCAGCTTGAAGTCCTTGGTGTTCAAAGTAGCACTTTCGCCGCCGGCTCCCGCATGCTTGACCACCCACCTGTTCAAGTCGACAGGCTGGCCGATGTCGACCTGCAGCCACTGCGCGCCGTAGTCCACATTTGTGCACCACTTGCCGTTAGCTGTTGTTCCGTCAACCGCTAATGCCGGATCCTGGTCAATCACGCCCCGACCTGCGGTAAAGAATGCATTTGCAGCCGCAGTCTTGTTCAATACTGCGTTAGTTCCGCTCGGTATAGGTAGCTGTTTAACTTCACCCAGTTGAAGATAATCAATATTGAAATTTCCGCTATCGCCGGAATCAATCTTGTAATCTATGGAATGGAATCCAGCAGTGAGATTAACAAAATCTTCCCTTAAAGCATAAGCATTCGAATTTGTGGTACCGTTCAAACTGATCTGTTTGAGCTTGGTCCCATCCACGTACAAACTTGCAGTGACAGTGCCGGCGCCTGCCGAATAGATCAAAGATAATTTCTCATAAGTGGTCGCAGGAACGGTTGTATTGAATGAAACCATATTTCCCTGCTGTGCAGGTACTTTAAGGTAAGCTCCTCCCGAGAAACCGCTGCCGACATGATCCTTCGTTACGTTTCCACCACGCGCTGCATCGTATTCCGCCTCAAGCCGTTTTGCATAAGGTGAAACTACAATGTAGTCAAGGTTTATATTTCCTGTGTCTCCGGAATCATATTTGTACTCGACCATGTTCAGTCCTGACTTGAGATATACGATTTCGTTTTCGTCCGCCCAGGTATTCCAGTTCGCTGTTTTGTTGAAGGCAACCTGTTTGGTCTTCACGCCGTTAATATACAGGCTCATGGTTTTGTTTGCGTCACCAGCGCCATACCTTGTTTTCAAAGTATAGTTCCCATCATTGGTTACATTAAATGCAAACCTGATACCTGCGCCCGGTGTTTGCGTCCATCCGACAAAGCCTGTACCGGAATAATTGCCGCTTCCATTCGTTACCGCGGATTGTCCTATAAGCGTAGCTTCATCCTCGGCTTCATACTTCTGATCAAGCGGTATAACAATCAGATTATCTAAGTTGATATTACCGCTATCACCCGTATCATATTTAATAGCGATTGTATTGCTGCCTGAATTCAAGCTTAAATCCACCGGCCTGTCCGCCCATGTATCCCAATTTGCCGTATTTGGGAATGTAAGCACGCCAAGCTTATTGCCATTAACATATAAGCTGTTTCTCTTGTCTCCCGAAGCGGCGCCGTATCGGATTACAGCCCTGTAATTGCCTGCTTGCGGAACGTTTACCGTAAAGGTTGTTGTAGCCCCTTGCGAACCATAACCGCCAACATGAGCTGCTCCTGTACGGCCCGTACGGTCTGTAGCAATGGCAGCGCCGCCGGACAATGCGGCATTTTCCGCTTCATACTTCACAACCTGAGTTGGATAGGTTGTCGCATCAAGTCCCCAGAATCCGGTTAAGTCCTTTAACTGCTGAATTCCAGTCATAATGGTATAAGGAACCCACGGCACATTGTCAACATGCCCCTTGCCCCTGTTCCACCAGGTCCTTTCCCTGTCCACCGAAGACCACATAACCTCCAGTGTGAACCCGATCCCGGTATCCCTTTGCGTATCTCCCAAAGCGCCAATCCTATCATTCATATTGACATATTCCAGTGAGTTATACAGTACATCGTTGGCAAAATCCTTGTAGTGCGAGTCCCCTGTAGCTTGGTAAAGCTTGGTGAATTCCGGCACCCAGTTTATCATATATTGATCTATCGAAGCTGAACCGGCATTTACAAAGCTTAAACCGTAAGGCTTCGCTATCTGATCAGTTTCATATTGATTGGTACTGAAAGGCGTCATCTGAAAATTTTCCCTGATCTGCCATGTTTCAAGGTAGTCTGCTGTAGTCTTGGCTCGATCCAGCCACTTGCTGTCGGAAGTCGCTCTATACAGCGCCATAAAGGATTCCAAGGCTTTGCCGGCCATTTCCCTGTCAAAGCACACACCGCTTGGCCCATAATCGACAACGCCGTTATTGAACCTCAGCGTATTCCATCCGCCGTTCCATTGAGCATCGCCTATAGCTATGGCTTGATTCAGGTATTTGACATCATGTGTATAATTGTATACCTCCATCAGAAGAGGAATTCCAAACCTGTCGTTATAGTATGTTCCGGTCGGGCTGATCCAAAGCGAATCAACCTTGGATATTACGTAATTATACCAACTTGTATTTGTAACGCCGTTTTTATTCTTATCCACAATATATGCTTTCAATATATTCTGAAGAGCTTCTGCATAGGATCTGTCAGGCATATAGCCGGCGCCCACTTTGTTGCTTGATATCTGGTAATTTATGACTGCCCTGGCATGGTCCAGGTATTCTGAATGACCATAATAGTTGCCGGCCCAGAGCATGATGGACGCCAGATCTGCCGCTCTGCCAATAAAACCACTGTCTTCTGTCGCAATGGTGGAATTAGCCATATACTTGGCAGCCGAACCAACGTAGCCGAAACCCCTGTCAATGTACGCAACAAGCTCCTCAAAGACAGACTGTACATCACTCCGGTAATTATCCGTAACATTGCCGTAGGCGTCACGCCATCTGGTTTTGATGGATGTGCTGAAGTCAGCATAGGATTTTAAGCTAAGCCGGATATCGGAATTCTTGATTGAATTGGCCGTCATGGGTGAAAACCGCCATATAACCTGGTTGTCACCGAAGGCTCCCTGCCAGTCTCTGGTATAACCTGGGAATGTCTGGAACATTTCCGTGTAGTTGCTTGTACCGGAAGTTACCTTCCTCAAGCCCAAGCCCGCCACATTAATCCTGTCATCGATAAGGATTTTCGAATTTACGTTCATATCTCCATCGACCGTCTCCATCTTCCCGTTCGTGGCATCTGCTACACTTAATGAAAGGCCGGTAGATGCGTCATAGTTTGAAATCAAGGGAACGGACAGAGCATCAACTGCCAGAGAAGATTCAAAGCCTTTAAATGCAGCCCTTGAGCGATCAGTAAAATTATCGCTGTCATTCCCGTACCACATGGACGGAGCAAACCATTTATAGTCTGCAGGCTGTTTGGCATCCGAGCTCCTGACCACCAGGGTAGTCATAAATCCTTTATCATTCTGGTTCGCTGAGGCAACTGTCGACCTCCTGCTAATATTTATCTTTCCGCCGACATACGTATATCTGTCTTCGACATTAATAGTGCTTCCATTCGAGGTAGTGAATGAAGCTGTGCCTACGTACTCACTCCCATTTACTGCGAGTGTGCTATAAGCTTTATACTGAAAATCACTTACAGCATTATTGGCGTCTACGGTTCTTATTCCTACAGGCCCGTTTGGAGATGACCATACAACAGAAGCGCCGTTGTAAATCTCCAGTTTATATCCGTTTAACCCGGTGTCCTGAACCAGCTTGTACGTAAAATTCTCATCTGTTCCAATGGTATAATCCGCTGCATAGACAACCGCCGGTGAAAGCGCAAACACCTGCAGCAGTAATGCTGTTATTATAGCGTACGCAATTAGTTTGTACTTTTTGAACATGATTCTTCCTCCCTTGTAATTTAATGGCCTCTCGTTTTAATCTCTGTGGGTCTACTTCCCCGCAGCTTGCTGCGGGGAAGTTCATGGAATCCCTACTTGTAGTTTAATGCTATCATCTGATGTCCTTGAACTTCCGGGACTGTAAAAGCAATTCCTCCTTCATGAAGCCTGAATTCGATTTCCTTGCCTTGCGGAACACAGATGACACTATCCACCTCTTTGCCCGGCTTTAAAATCAAACTGATATTGTATAAAGGAATGACATCCTCAATAATATCGAGGTCAACAGCTCTCCTTTCCGGTATATAGTGCAAGAGGTGAACTATTAACCGCTTTTCCTTCACCTGCTCATTAACGGCAGTAAGCATTGTACTTGGCCCGTTATGCTTTAGAACAGGGTCCGGTATAAGCATTTCTACAGCATTTAAGAATAGTTGCTTGCACCATCTTGGTGCGTTTTGGTGATATTGCTTGAAGATGGGATGAGCAAAATAAATGACCTTCCCATTCCTGACGATACCCTGGTAACCTGTTTTTCCTGAAGAAGGAGTCTGGCGGTGGGAACAGAAATGCTCATAAGTGCGGTCAAAGCAGGATAAAATCACGTCCGCCAGCACTTCACTGCCGGCAAGGGCTTCAACTTCCAGCCCCTTCATATACATGACGTGCTCGGTTTCAGGAAGTCCCTTCCCAATATCTCCCTTTGGAATTATATAGTCCGCATAATTAAATACAGGATAGTTTTCACCGCGGACAAGATTTCCGTCAAGATCTCGCGTCGCTTCTTCTTTAAGCCTTACACCCAGTTCCTTCAAATTGAAATTGCTTTTTGCTGCGTCTAATCCCGACTCAAAGGATGCGATTACAGCGCCGCCGTTCCTAATATAGTTGTCTAACTTTACAGCAAACTCTTCCGATACGGGAATTTCATCCGGGAGTAAAAGCAACCTGTACAAAGATAAATCACTCTTTGTATCGATAATGTCAAACTGGTGCGCACCTTCCTGCAGCATTCTAGTAACGCCTCTCAGCGAAGGCGTCAAGTCCCGGTTAAATCTCTTTTCGTATTCTTCAGATGTAAATACACCTATTTCAGTAACAGGTTTTGCTGCCTTGCACCAGGGTTCTTTTTTCTCAATCTCGGAATAGACCCCCCCGATTAGTTGGTACACCGGCTCTGACAGCTTGCCGTTGGGATCAAGCTGATCGCCGATCAGGCACTTCGCATTCAGTGCAAGCATATTGAAGCATTCAAACTCAAGGGCCGCCATATTTTTAAAAGAGTGGAAATCCCCCCACATGGTGTGGAACTTCCCCGTCTGTGCGAGACAATCAAGTCCGAGATTGCGACCATAGCGCATGGTAATGGGAAAATGCAGATATCCCCATAGACCGCTGGGCAGCGACTCAAGCTCAAAATGGGTGAACGCCTCGGTAACGGACCTGTGCGCGGTTCCTATATGCCCTTTGTTGTAAAATATACTGCAATCTTCGCTATATTGGCGGACAAAATTCGTCATATCAATCTGGAATTCGTCAATCGTCATTTGCGAATAGATGGAACGGTCCATGTCATTATGGGGTTTTAAACCTTTTTCAACCATCCCCTGCCTACAGTGCCTGCATGCACAGCCTACAGGAAACACAATGTCAAAGAATAAACCATCCACAGGATGAAACGTTTCGAGAACTTCCTTGGTATGGGCTTTCAAAAAATCTCTGTATGGGGAATTCACACATAACGTATGATAGAATCCCGGTTCAAACGGTTTCTGAACGATATCTTCAGGAGATCCGATGATACTGCCGTCTTCATTTACGGATAACCACTCCGGATGCTCCTGTGCTGTGTAATAATCCCATTGAACCGTGATATATATAGGTACCCGTATACCTCTTTTATGGCACGCTTCAATTTGCTCCTTCAGAAGGTTTTTATTCACAAGATGCGGATGGATTCTCTCAGGATTGATTTTTGAGTCGTAATAGATCATTCCGTGATGACATCTTGCAAAACAGGTGACGGAATTCACCCTGGCTTTCTCCAGGGTATCCACAAATTCTTCGGCATTGAAATCTCTGCCTACACCTTCAATCAACGGACTGGTGTGAAAATCCAGATGTACCTGACGGAAATTCAGTTCAAACTTACCCATAACTTACTCCTCTCATAATAAAAAGCCTGGCATACCTTTTTAGTAAATTTGCGTAAATAAAGCAGTCTATAGTCTATAATACTATGAAAGAATGATCATTAAAGATTGATCAGTAGTATTATAGACTGCGGAGACTTAGCGCTTAGAAAAGTAATGACACTTTTGATTACTTCTTCTTGGCCTCATATTTATCAATCTCATCCTGCACCTTTTTGGCAGCTTCTTCCGGCGAAAATTTCAAAAGCATATCGATGATAGCATTGCGGCTGGTGTCCGTTAACGCTGGATCCGGGTCATAATCAAAATAGTCTCCGCCAGGCTCTTTAATGGTTGTCATGTAGGAAACCATATCTTTGAAGATTTTTGGCGCGTCTTCAGGTGAAGTCGTATCTGTTCTTGAACCTAGCAGTTTCGCTTTGTCCAATTTATTTTGTTGCTGTTCCTTTCCTGTGAAAAATTTAGCAAATTCGATAGTCATATCCTTTTCTAGGCCCTTCATCGTTCCACTTAGCATAAATCCAACATTAAACATAACCGAATCCGATTTAAATTGTGGTTTATCCTTTAAAGAAGGGAAAGGGAAGAAGCTAATTTTATCTTTGTAAGGCGAGTTGGAATTCGTAATTTCTCCAATCATCCATGATCCGTTCACGCTCATCGCTGATTTCCCCGCTAAAAAGTCGCTTTTTTCCGTGTTATAGTCAATACCTTCAAACCCCTTTTGGAACGCACCTTTCGTTTTCATGTCTTTTAAGATTGCTAAGGATTGAACAACATCAGGATCTGTCCATTTCGCTTTTCTAGTACCGAGATCCTTCACTTTATCTACGCCAACCGTTCGATAAATAATATTATTATGAATATGGCCTGTTCTCCAAGTATCTTTCGCACCGGTACCGAAAGGAATAATATTGGCGGCATTTAATTTATCGATAGCGGCATTCAAGTCATCCATAGTCTCTGGTAATTTCGTAATCCCCGCCTTAGCAAATAAATCAGGATTGTAGTATACAACCTCGGGAGCAAACTCAACAGGAATGGCATAATGTCCTTTTACTCCAAATTTCTCCAGATTCCAAACTTCAAATGAGTTCGAGATAAAGCCATCCGACCACGATTTATCAGCCATCAATGGGGTTATATCCATAAGAAGTCCATTTTTAGCCCAGTCTGCCAGACCTGCCACAGAAGGATAGTAGAAGAATCCTGGGGTTTCACCGGTCGCGATTGCCGTCTTCAGCTTATTATTGTAGGCAGCTTCTTCAGCAACGGAATCATCCTGAATCGTTACATTGGGATGCAGTTTTATAAAAGCATCTTTGGCATCCTTTAAAGGTCCTACATGCGAATCGTCCCCGGCATACCGGGTTAAAATGTGGATCGTTACTTTCTCATCATCCTTTTTTCCGGCGACTGAAGCAGTCGCGCCAGCCTCCGCTGCTTTTTTATCCGGTGAGGTTGTACTTTCAGTTTTTCCACCACCGCAGCCTGCGATAACAGAGACCAACGATACGCAAACTGCCAATGATGCCAAGCTTGTCCTGCTAAATCCTGATTTCTTCATTTTCTTGACCTCCCAATTTCTGATGTGCGTGTAAGCGCTCTTACAAGATTTATTATAAAAAAAATGAAAGGTTAAAAAAATGTATTACTTTGATATGAGTGGTAATATTTTTGCTTCTTATTTACTTTTATTTTCGATATATACAGTAGGCGTTACTCCAAAAAATTTTTTAAAGCATTTGCTAAAGTAATACGGATCGCTATAACCCACTTGTTCTGTTATATCGCTTAATGTAATTTTTAGATCGCCGTCCAACAGTTCCTTGGCTTTGCCTAATCGAATTTTCGTCAAGTATTCAACTAAAGAGCAATTTAACTCTTTGCGGAACACCCGGCTTAAGTGACTTGGATTTAGATAGAGATGGTGTGCGATTTCTTCAATGGTTAAATCCGCATTCGCGTAATGACTTTCCAAGAAGGTTTTGGCTTTCTCGACCACTTTAACAGTAATGGATTTTTTATGGCTGCTAACGTAACGGATCGTCTCTTG
It contains:
- a CDS encoding ABC transporter substrate-binding protein, with the translated sequence MKRKSIKNATLWMAFATMVLSVAACSESNGDAGASTAPSDAASTASSAPSTPPSPVTLKLLFQQSKPPEMDKVLAEFEKRTKDTLNTKLDIEFPSSELTQMLGLKMAAGDEVDLSFDYLGAGTLYQNIARGYYQPLEKYFNNDAYPGLTKAFPPELIEANKVNGHLYSIPMTEAWKIPGAIYYRKDLREKYGLQPIKTMEEFQVFMDKVKEQNPELVPLAVRNTRGFANGEMFANEEVQKNIRTNPYFISGTGVNFSVVLSDDGKKVLGAVTLGDRASDYANLPDPYNKPDYLYQYLDKYVQWNKYLEIDVLAQKNPGALFNSGKAAASEWNVRAMADVKKTIQQAIPGADIEYFVYNTKVANLQPQALGTNYIPYNHAVVPVTSKNVDRTMKVLDWIFSSQENNDLFTWGIEGEHWTKVGDHGYSRSNDQAKKYSFPWYELSMNSMYERMNADTDPYAKKVLQFVKTNNAYFTLSLAKFVFDATPVKTEIAKVSLKLEEYKPLFVTGSDPNWRDTATKMNKELRALGLDKIRAELVKQVQAYLDKGGK
- a CDS encoding helix-turn-helix domain-containing protein gives rise to the protein MIRIRGIPLKNSVLVKTVFFHSMLVLILVSVVSFFMTNTVSRGLTKEAKASVDTMTEQAYHTADVLLRSTYYYFGQLYTNDTEIFNAMYGDEFTGMQSKRIRDKLVDLKAANPLIESVYIYNMNHDIVFSSESTRNTVDSFYDNEMTELLKQGQKFFSRGVFIPRRERFSYDNTPVDMNLLSIVYTQFKQDGTSDGALVVNLNQQTLQELISKAGQGISRQSMIINQHGMVLSHSDPQFLMKRIADERYIDEILHSEHTRGQISVSIKGDNYLVAYLKSDQLGWIAISMVEENSILGTVIMVQWFILSITGLFIIIAIVSAILSIRSIYIPVRNLARKIGGSSTKPLHPPHANEYEMIESWISHQEERVQDLQSSMSRHRDASKRELLKEIVLGQFKEDPNNLKRLHSLGIDLAGGPYLAAAIRIDDYYSLSNRFQLKDQALFKYAIMNMVDETLVPYCTAELFEYNEDTIAVLMNMAKDQPNNADAYLKAFHEVLGNIRGYLPLSVTISFGTVVQRLEQMTYSWHEACQAAQYRIIHGTGTVIPYVPEMSQRMPADEYPYQLEKMITDQMKTGNKPKHRALVNEFFETISKYHYEEIMQYLSQMVIMSERVAKVITDDDELLHMDMSSLSESLRQWDTLAYIKDEYIRICEKIMDFRDHDFSLRGVKVVDKVKAYIHMEYSNPDLTIDDLVKQTGMTKNHVRKIFNDLCGETISQYLSNYRFEKAKELLTQTDYPAARISEMVGIANSNYFYVSFKKYVGKSPQHYRMEHRLN
- a CDS encoding aspartyl-phosphate phosphatase Spo0E family protein; the protein is MENADNEIDDLLMKNILFQRYEGLRSEMEILGAELGLHYPAVLKISQKLDQLQNKLVKLREG
- a CDS encoding RICIN domain-containing protein, whose amino-acid sequence is MHNTIVSGTTCKIIVRHSGKVLDVSGASTADAATVIQWSWSGGGNEHWSLVKQ